Proteins found in one Fibrobacter sp. UWEL genomic segment:
- a CDS encoding DUF6261 family protein, which produces MKTINAIAFRNLRNDEFYGIHSEAVDFAKAITDKTVLPLITSYEASVKELSNFLETNLSETAARQASELDAERNKYYASCRNTARSLQNFPDETAAANGAKIWKAFEENASPIGLNQAQSTGIILNIIQTLRNLGDDILESCGFKVWLDKLEEINNQFQEADRKRFTEKALHELEQGKRLRQACVEAFNLLAAMATVKSSLGDEACSNFIDNMNAAISAKKIQLKLRKERSKQGTDTSQETTQKTEPIKVAEKNVA; this is translated from the coding sequence ATGAAGACTATTAACGCAATCGCTTTTAGAAATCTCCGCAACGACGAATTTTACGGTATCCATAGCGAAGCGGTGGATTTCGCCAAGGCCATCACGGACAAGACCGTGCTTCCCTTGATTACTTCTTACGAGGCCTCCGTAAAGGAACTTTCCAACTTCCTGGAAACGAACCTTTCCGAAACGGCGGCACGCCAGGCAAGCGAGCTGGATGCAGAACGCAACAAGTACTACGCAAGTTGCAGGAACACTGCAAGGAGCCTGCAGAACTTCCCGGACGAAACCGCTGCCGCAAACGGCGCAAAGATCTGGAAGGCTTTCGAAGAAAACGCAAGCCCCATCGGGCTGAACCAGGCGCAGTCTACGGGTATAATCCTGAACATCATCCAGACCCTCCGCAACCTGGGGGACGACATCCTGGAATCCTGCGGTTTCAAGGTCTGGCTGGACAAGCTGGAAGAAATCAACAACCAGTTCCAGGAAGCCGACAGGAAGCGCTTCACCGAAAAGGCCCTCCACGAACTGGAACAGGGCAAGAGGCTGCGCCAGGCCTGTGTGGAAGCATTCAACCTGCTTGCCGCAATGGCCACAGTCAAGAGCTCCCTGGGTGACGAAGCATGCAGCAACTTCATCGACAACATGAACGCCGCAATCTCCGCCAAGAAGATTCAGCTCAAGCTCCGCAAGGAGCGAAGTAAACAAGGTACCGACACCTCACAGGAAACAACCCAAAAAACCGAACCCATTAAAGTCGCAGAAAAAAACGTAGCTTAA
- a CDS encoding flippase, translated as MTQNSIKKNYIYNLVYHLLVVFVPIITTPYVSRALHADGIGAHSYTSSVVNYFALLVNLGIASYGQLQIAKHREEKKSLTTIFFELTAFRLLLTVAVVLVYLMVVVQNCEESYKQLYYAHILYIIGYSLDITWFLQGLEEFKKIVLRNIVVKIASVVLILTFVNNSSDLVIYAILLNGSVLLGNASIWCFVPKYLQKVPLKEMNILQHIKPCLVYFIPTISTMIYLTLDKTMIGWFSEGAAENGYYEQAHKIEQMVVTFLTSLSVVMMPRMAYLFKNNLIEEMKKKQHESTQFILLLSFPMCFGVMVVSDYFVPLFLGPGYDECVLLLKIFSVLLVVVGLNNAVGKQILMATGRQNLYNKSVIVGCFVNVILNLFLIPNYLAVGAAVASVIAESVILILFVKYANDFICFGWLVKKGYKYLIASVFMFAVVRTSYQFVNMEWCGCLLLCLLGVFSYLLAVFLLKDYFVLQHLSKFFKTKKVT; from the coding sequence ATGACGCAAAACTCTATAAAAAAGAATTATATTTATAATTTGGTGTACCATCTTTTAGTTGTATTTGTTCCTATTATAACCACCCCTTATGTTTCAAGAGCTTTGCATGCCGATGGAATTGGTGCACACAGTTATACGTCATCTGTTGTAAATTATTTTGCGTTACTTGTCAATCTTGGTATTGCCTCTTATGGTCAATTGCAAATAGCTAAACATCGAGAAGAAAAAAAAAGTTTAACCACAATTTTTTTTGAACTAACTGCATTTAGGTTGTTATTGACGGTTGCCGTTGTATTAGTTTATCTGATGGTTGTTGTTCAAAATTGTGAAGAATCTTATAAACAACTTTATTATGCTCATATTCTCTACATTATCGGATACTCGTTGGATATAACATGGTTTCTTCAGGGACTAGAAGAATTTAAAAAAATTGTTTTACGAAATATAGTTGTAAAAATTGCTTCGGTCGTATTGATTTTGACGTTTGTCAATAATTCTTCTGATTTGGTTATTTATGCGATATTGCTGAACGGATCTGTTTTACTAGGTAATGCTTCTATTTGGTGCTTTGTCCCGAAATATTTGCAAAAAGTTCCGTTAAAGGAGATGAACATTTTGCAACATATTAAGCCTTGCTTGGTTTATTTTATTCCGACGATTTCTACGATGATTTATCTAACCTTAGATAAGACCATGATAGGATGGTTTTCTGAAGGGGCTGCTGAAAATGGGTATTATGAACAGGCTCATAAAATTGAACAGATGGTAGTGACTTTTTTGACATCGCTCAGCGTTGTAATGATGCCGAGGATGGCTTATTTGTTTAAGAATAACTTGATAGAGGAAATGAAAAAAAAACAACATGAATCGACTCAATTTATTCTTCTGTTATCTTTTCCGATGTGCTTTGGTGTAATGGTTGTTTCTGATTACTTTGTTCCTCTTTTTCTGGGGCCGGGTTATGATGAGTGTGTGTTGTTGTTAAAAATATTTAGCGTTCTTTTGGTTGTTGTTGGCTTGAATAATGCTGTTGGAAAACAAATTTTGATGGCTACTGGTAGGCAGAACCTGTACAATAAAAGTGTAATCGTTGGATGCTTTGTAAATGTCATCCTAAATTTATTTTTGATACCAAACTATTTAGCTGTTGGAGCTGCTGTTGCATCGGTTATTGCTGAGTCTGTAATTTTGATTCTATTTGTGAAATATGCAAATGATTTTATTTGTTTTGGCTGGCTTGTAAAAAAAGGCTATAAGTATCTCATAGCTTCTGTATTTATGTTTGCGGTTGTAAGGACATCATATCAGTTCGTAAATATGGAATGGTGTGGCTGCTTATTATTGTGCCTATTGGGCGTTTTTTCCTATTTGTTGGCTGTTTTTTTGTTAAAAGATTATTTCGTTTTGCAACATTTGTCCAAGTTTTTTAAAACAAAGAAGGTAACATAA
- a CDS encoding capsular polysaccharide synthesis protein, giving the protein MKKMIALIKKMGGLQLVVQLCKSHVFFFSVFVTLLLGFEKRALEISRLAIANRRLQKLRKRYSAFMNQKKGEIVWGPVRKTSKKVWVLWLQGMDNAPELVKKCHASLLMNLKDREIVILSESNYKDYVQFPEYVQRKIDSGIISRTHFSDLLRLELLEKYGGTWIDATVFCSDSDVPNYVMDSELFVYQCIKPVSDGVCYSISSWLMTSCAGHPIIVLTKELLYEYWKKNDSMIDYFLLHYFFKLSTEVFPAEWNRVVPVCNAAPHMLLLRLFELFNSDVWSAIKAQSCFHKLSYKFEKETFSLPNTYYSVVVDGLQ; this is encoded by the coding sequence ATGAAAAAGATGATTGCCTTGATAAAAAAAATGGGTGGACTACAACTTGTTGTTCAACTATGTAAATCCCATGTATTCTTTTTTTCGGTCTTTGTGACGTTGTTGTTAGGCTTTGAAAAAAGAGCGTTAGAAATATCAAGATTAGCAATCGCTAACCGTCGTCTGCAGAAATTACGTAAACGTTATTCTGCTTTTATGAATCAAAAAAAAGGGGAAATTGTATGGGGTCCCGTAAGAAAGACCTCAAAAAAAGTATGGGTTCTGTGGTTGCAAGGAATGGATAACGCTCCTGAACTAGTAAAGAAATGTCATGCATCGCTTTTAATGAATTTAAAAGATCGGGAGATTGTAATATTGTCTGAATCCAATTACAAGGATTATGTACAATTTCCAGAGTATGTACAACGTAAAATTGATTCTGGAATAATTTCAAGGACTCATTTTTCCGATTTATTACGTTTGGAATTGCTTGAAAAGTATGGTGGGACATGGATTGATGCCACGGTATTCTGTTCGGATTCAGATGTTCCTAATTACGTTATGGATTCAGAACTCTTTGTGTATCAATGTATAAAGCCCGTTTCTGATGGAGTTTGTTATTCGATTTCTAGTTGGTTGATGACTTCTTGTGCTGGACATCCTATAATTGTTCTGACAAAAGAATTGCTTTATGAGTATTGGAAGAAGAATGATTCTATGATTGATTATTTCCTCTTACATTATTTCTTTAAATTATCTACAGAGGTTTTTCCTGCGGAATGGAACAGGGTTGTACCAGTCTGTAATGCTGCTCCACATATGCTTTTGTTACGATTATTTGAATTGTTTAATTCTGATGTTTGGTCGGCTATCAAGGCTCAATCCTGCTTCCATAAATTGAGTTACAAGTTTGAAAAGGAAACTTTTAGTTTGCCAAACACCTATTATTCAGTTGTTGTTGATGGACTACAGTAA
- a CDS encoding ATP/GTP-binding protein: MLLSFGAQNFFSFAEGFEFTFKLDKNCPIEVSKGLPTANIMGIKGANASGKTNVLRALAFIGYFANSTFALRPDEPILVQPFLDSEESSSFFCNFSLDSRTYYYEFETTRQRIVSEVLKFDGRSGKTIFKRKENKLTVSKDGMDFVDLKKMNLRSNASVISTAYQYGFECVKPIYAFFARMATNVTDAGMTGFRFDLSSVSKFYKEKPQVFNRVKTFLSFCDSGIADIEIRSETNGAGEEFFYPVFFHKTEDGHRAGILAHHEALGSLKLFQILWLYFYTLDLGGILAVDEFDCNLHPDLLPKLVELFSSEESNPNHAQFIFSTHDTSIMDELGKYRVYLVNKKNNASYIYRLDELPSEILRNDRKITPLYRRRKIGGVPNFV, translated from the coding sequence ATGCTTTTATCATTTGGTGCACAGAACTTTTTTTCTTTTGCTGAAGGTTTCGAATTCACTTTCAAACTTGATAAGAACTGCCCCATCGAAGTTTCAAAGGGGTTACCAACAGCAAATATCATGGGCATCAAGGGAGCTAATGCATCTGGTAAGACTAATGTGCTAAGGGCTCTTGCCTTTATTGGATACTTTGCCAATTCAACTTTTGCACTCAGACCTGACGAACCGATTTTGGTTCAACCATTTCTAGACAGTGAGGAATCTTCGTCATTCTTTTGCAATTTTTCACTGGATAGCCGCACATATTATTACGAGTTCGAAACTACAAGGCAAAGAATTGTTTCAGAGGTCCTTAAATTCGATGGTCGCTCAGGCAAAACTATTTTCAAACGCAAAGAAAACAAACTGACAGTCAGCAAGGACGGAATGGATTTTGTTGATTTAAAGAAAATGAATTTGCGATCCAACGCCTCCGTTATCAGCACTGCATACCAGTACGGCTTCGAGTGCGTCAAGCCGATTTATGCCTTCTTTGCACGTATGGCCACAAACGTCACCGACGCTGGTATGACCGGTTTTCGTTTCGACCTGTCTTCCGTCTCAAAATTCTATAAGGAAAAACCGCAGGTGTTTAACAGGGTCAAGACTTTTCTCTCCTTTTGTGACTCAGGAATCGCTGATATTGAAATTCGTAGCGAAACAAATGGTGCTGGAGAAGAATTCTTCTACCCTGTATTCTTCCATAAAACCGAAGATGGCCACCGTGCAGGCATCCTTGCCCATCATGAGGCTTTGGGCTCGTTGAAACTATTCCAAATTTTGTGGTTATATTTCTATACGTTGGACTTGGGCGGAATCCTTGCTGTAGACGAATTCGACTGCAACCTGCATCCGGATCTCTTGCCAAAGTTGGTAGAATTGTTCAGTTCCGAAGAATCAAATCCGAACCACGCCCAGTTTATTTTTAGTACACACGACACATCCATAATGGATGAACTTGGAAAGTACAGGGTTTACCTTGTAAACAAGAAAAATAACGCAAGTTACATTTATCGGTTAGACGAACTGCCTTCCGAGATTTTGAGGAATGATCGCAAGATTACTCCGTTATATAGACGCCGTAAGATTGGAGGAGTTCCCAATTTCGTATGA
- a CDS encoding Gfo/Idh/MocA family oxidoreductase — MKKVITYGTYDLLHQGHVNLLKRAKALGDYLIVGVTNDNFDRDRGKLNVRNNVLERVDAVKATGLADQIIIEDYVGQKIDDVQKYDVDIFAIGSDWEGKFDYLNEFCEVVYLPRTEGISSTMLRAESQDVVKVGIIGCGRVARRFPFEANVVNGVSITAAYDSNSDASLKFAKDFEGVVSYKDLSDFYKNVDAVYIATPHLSHYDNIKTSLLAGKHVLCETPMVLKFLEAKELYKLAEKQGVILMEANKTAHCPAFNHLMVMIKSGLIGEVVDIEASLSQLLDKTGREFDPNQAGGAMFEQGSYPLLPILKLMGINYESIQLFSRMENGVDVHTKGLIKYPKAVCTFKVGLGVKTEGNLVISGTKGYAYVPAPWWKTDYFELRYEDSNDNKKFFYKWDGFGLRYEIQEFISCIYNHRFSTARLRRRESICMAEIMEQFSLRKNFFKI; from the coding sequence ATGAAAAAAGTAATTACTTACGGAACCTACGATCTTCTTCATCAGGGACATGTCAACTTACTCAAGCGTGCTAAAGCCTTGGGTGATTATCTCATCGTAGGTGTTACAAATGACAATTTTGATCGTGATCGTGGTAAATTGAATGTTCGTAATAACGTTTTAGAACGTGTGGATGCTGTAAAAGCTACTGGACTTGCCGATCAAATAATCATCGAAGATTATGTAGGTCAAAAGATTGATGATGTTCAAAAATATGATGTGGACATTTTTGCTATTGGTTCCGATTGGGAAGGAAAATTTGATTACCTCAATGAATTCTGCGAAGTTGTGTATCTCCCTCGTACAGAAGGAATTTCCTCTACCATGCTACGTGCGGAGAGCCAGGATGTTGTCAAGGTAGGAATTATTGGCTGTGGTAGAGTAGCGAGACGTTTCCCATTTGAGGCAAATGTAGTCAACGGGGTGTCTATTACTGCTGCCTATGACTCTAACTCGGATGCAAGTTTGAAATTCGCAAAGGATTTTGAAGGGGTTGTCTCTTATAAGGACCTGTCCGATTTTTATAAAAATGTGGATGCAGTCTACATAGCGACGCCCCATCTTTCCCACTATGACAACATCAAAACTTCTCTTTTGGCGGGGAAACATGTCCTCTGTGAGACGCCTATGGTTTTAAAGTTCCTGGAGGCTAAGGAACTATATAAGCTTGCTGAAAAACAGGGTGTCATCTTGATGGAGGCTAACAAGACTGCGCACTGTCCTGCTTTCAATCACTTGATGGTTATGATCAAGTCTGGCCTCATCGGTGAAGTTGTTGACATTGAAGCTTCTCTTTCTCAACTGTTGGATAAGACGGGTCGAGAATTTGACCCCAATCAGGCGGGTGGAGCTATGTTTGAACAGGGGTCTTATCCTCTGCTTCCCATTTTGAAATTGATGGGAATCAATTATGAAAGCATCCAACTATTTTCTCGTATGGAAAATGGAGTGGATGTCCATACCAAAGGCCTTATCAAGTATCCCAAGGCTGTTTGCACATTTAAAGTGGGATTGGGCGTCAAGACAGAGGGTAATCTTGTTATTTCGGGAACCAAAGGCTATGCCTATGTTCCTGCTCCCTGGTGGAAAACTGATTATTTTGAGCTTCGTTACGAAGACAGTAACGATAACAAAAAGTTCTTTTACAAGTGGGATGGCTTCGGGCTTCGCTATGAAATCCAAGAGTTTATCAGCTGCATTTACAATCACAGGTTCAGCACGGCTAGACTGCGTCGTAGAGAAAGTATCTGTATGGCGGAAATCATGGAGCAGTTTAGCCTGCGAAAAAATTTTTTTAAGATTTAA
- the cps2T gene encoding beta 1-4 rhamnosyltransferase Cps2T — protein sequence MEDIQHIFIVGSKGIPGAYGGYETFVDKLTEYHQNDARFKYHVACKSDKNGEFEYHNARCFNVKVPNIGAAQAIYYDVEAIKQCIEYIKKNNIPHPIVYCLACRIGPFARGFQKQIHKLGGVFYVNPDGHEWLRAKWPLPVRKYWKYSEQHMVKHADLLVCDSKNIEKYIRSTYAKYKPNTTFIAYGAEIRRSKLADNDEKFLNWLQEKNLKPKEYYLVVGRFVPENNYETMIREFMLSKTDKSFALITNVNEAFLNELKKKTGFHKDPRIKFVGTVYDQELLMKIREKAYGYFHGHEVGGTNPSLLEALASSDLNLLLDVGFNKEVGEDSAIYWNKQRGNLARTIEYADVMSNEDVMTLAEASTCRVSSAYSWEFISNEYVKVWISSKNK from the coding sequence ATGGAAGATATTCAGCACATTTTTATCGTAGGAAGTAAGGGTATTCCTGGTGCTTATGGTGGTTATGAAACCTTCGTAGATAAGCTTACGGAGTACCATCAGAATGATGCTCGCTTTAAGTATCATGTAGCTTGCAAATCTGACAAAAATGGTGAGTTTGAGTATCATAACGCTCGTTGCTTTAATGTGAAGGTGCCGAATATCGGTGCTGCGCAGGCAATTTATTACGATGTTGAAGCTATAAAGCAATGCATTGAATACATTAAGAAGAATAACATTCCTCATCCTATAGTCTATTGTTTGGCTTGTCGTATTGGACCTTTTGCTCGTGGTTTCCAGAAGCAAATCCATAAATTGGGAGGAGTCTTCTATGTGAACCCGGATGGTCACGAATGGCTTCGTGCTAAATGGCCCCTTCCTGTCCGCAAGTACTGGAAGTACTCTGAACAACATATGGTCAAGCATGCAGACCTCTTGGTCTGCGATAGCAAGAACATTGAAAAGTACATTCGTTCCACATATGCCAAGTATAAGCCTAATACGACTTTTATCGCTTACGGTGCTGAAATCCGTCGTAGCAAGTTGGCTGATAATGATGAAAAGTTCTTGAACTGGCTCCAAGAGAAGAACCTTAAGCCCAAGGAATATTATCTCGTTGTTGGTCGTTTTGTTCCGGAAAATAATTACGAGACCATGATTCGTGAATTCATGCTGAGTAAGACTGATAAGAGCTTTGCTCTGATTACTAACGTGAATGAAGCCTTCTTGAACGAACTAAAAAAGAAGACCGGATTCCATAAGGATCCTCGCATTAAGTTTGTGGGGACAGTTTATGATCAGGAACTATTGATGAAGATTCGTGAAAAAGCCTATGGTTATTTCCATGGCCATGAAGTTGGAGGCACCAATCCTAGCTTGCTGGAAGCACTTGCAAGTTCCGACTTGAATTTGCTTCTGGATGTTGGTTTCAATAAGGAAGTGGGTGAGGATTCTGCCATTTATTGGAATAAACAAAGGGGCAATTTAGCGAGAACTATTGAGTATGCAGATGTAATGTCTAATGAAGATGTTATGACTTTGGCTGAAGCTAGTACGTGTAGAGTGTCTAGTGCTTATAGTTGGGAATTTATCTCGAATGAGTATGTGAAGGTATGGATTTCCTCAAAAAATAAGTAG
- a CDS encoding phosphorylcholine transferase LicD, whose amino-acid sequence MKKLSMRDVQRGSLEILKKIDSICKQENLRYCLAYGTLIGAVRHKGFIPWDDDIDIMMPRKDYNRLIEFFFQHQQELQPFEMFNNLHNDKYPYMITRISDSRYVLDVDNEMPYGIGLFVDVYPLDGCGNSVEEYKKKKNKSSLLASLCFLSTRKSVKRENTASFLKYLLKYPAFIVAKIIGKEFFMRKLDALAAKSDYEKSDYIGCLVWASDDGLRGIFPKEWFNELVDIEFENFKFKAPREYDKVLKHGYGNYMELPPENKRIAHHYYDAFLK is encoded by the coding sequence ATGAAAAAACTTTCTATGAGGGACGTTCAAAGAGGTTCTCTTGAAATACTGAAAAAAATAGATTCGATTTGTAAACAGGAAAATTTACGCTATTGTTTAGCGTATGGTACTTTAATTGGTGCAGTTAGACACAAAGGATTTATTCCTTGGGATGATGACATTGACATTATGATGCCGAGGAAGGACTATAATCGCCTGATAGAGTTCTTTTTTCAACATCAACAAGAATTGCAACCTTTTGAAATGTTTAATAACTTGCATAATGACAAGTACCCATATATGATTACACGTATTAGTGATAGTCGCTATGTCCTGGATGTTGATAATGAAATGCCTTATGGAATAGGCTTGTTTGTCGATGTATATCCTTTAGATGGTTGTGGAAATTCTGTAGAAGAATATAAAAAAAAGAAAAATAAGTCATCGCTGTTAGCGTCGCTATGTTTTCTATCAACTCGTAAATCTGTCAAACGAGAGAATACGGCTTCCTTTCTTAAGTATTTGTTGAAGTATCCTGCATTTATCGTCGCGAAGATTATTGGAAAAGAGTTCTTTATGAGAAAACTGGATGCGTTAGCTGCAAAAAGTGACTATGAAAAGAGTGATTATATTGGATGTCTAGTATGGGCCTCCGATGATGGGCTTCGAGGTATTTTTCCTAAAGAGTGGTTTAATGAATTGGTAGACATTGAATTTGAAAATTTTAAATTTAAGGCTCCAAGGGAGTATGATAAAGTTCTAAAGCATGGCTACGGAAATTATATGGAATTACCTCCGGAAAATAAAAGGATAGCTCATCACTATTATGACGCATTTTTAAAGTAA
- a CDS encoding nucleotidyltransferase family protein — translation MSPELLETTFALLRLSLDAESLDSFLNRIKEHPLSKEDWAAIYDFCKKQTIIGVVLVGVNKLPEDLRPPREILDHWICQGFYIHQQNIKMNAMCAKVTKMFADRGLRSVILKGQANARLYPDPFSRQCGDIDILVEGGKKNVIRHLKEMGLMEGADITPHHVEIDKKFFDGISVEVHFNAVLSLPIGKGRRLQNFLAKNAFSHIRGDNTEPFYEPTILFALMMQMSHIRRHFIGEAIGLRQIVDYYMLLKSSSAEIISESCENVKKFGLTSMSGALMWCLEIIFSLEKDRLLSVPNEKWGSRLIRAIVDGGNFGRYNGKKEANLAKYWLLNRKNALEKMKFDARESFGAEFSYWIKFLRNTPKRIKQRKISFRR, via the coding sequence ATGTCCCCAGAACTCCTAGAAACTACCTTCGCCCTTCTTCGCTTATCCCTTGATGCGGAGTCCTTAGACTCCTTCTTGAACAGAATCAAGGAGCATCCTTTATCTAAGGAAGACTGGGCTGCTATTTACGACTTCTGTAAAAAGCAGACGATTATCGGTGTGGTTCTGGTGGGGGTGAACAAGCTTCCGGAAGACCTGCGCCCCCCTAGGGAAATCCTGGACCACTGGATCTGCCAGGGATTCTATATCCACCAGCAGAACATCAAGATGAATGCTATGTGTGCCAAGGTCACCAAGATGTTCGCCGACAGGGGCCTCCGTTCAGTGATCCTAAAAGGTCAGGCGAATGCTCGTTTATACCCGGACCCCTTCAGCCGCCAGTGTGGTGATATTGACATTCTGGTGGAAGGCGGCAAGAAAAACGTAATCCGGCACCTCAAGGAAATGGGACTGATGGAGGGGGCGGACATAACTCCCCATCATGTGGAAATTGACAAAAAGTTCTTTGATGGAATCTCTGTAGAAGTCCATTTTAATGCGGTGCTTAGCTTGCCTATAGGAAAAGGCCGACGTTTGCAGAATTTTTTAGCGAAAAATGCCTTTTCTCATATACGAGGGGATAATACCGAACCCTTTTATGAGCCGACCATATTATTTGCTCTTATGATGCAAATGTCCCATATCAGGCGACATTTTATTGGCGAAGCCATCGGTTTAAGGCAGATTGTTGATTATTACATGCTTTTGAAGTCGTCTTCTGCTGAAATAATTAGTGAATCCTGTGAAAATGTCAAGAAATTTGGCCTTACTTCAATGTCTGGCGCCTTGATGTGGTGCCTTGAGATAATATTTTCGTTGGAAAAAGACCGGCTTTTGTCTGTCCCTAATGAAAAGTGGGGCTCACGTTTGATTCGTGCAATTGTGGATGGCGGAAATTTTGGCCGTTATAACGGCAAAAAAGAAGCAAACCTTGCTAAATACTGGCTTTTGAATAGAAAAAATGCTCTAGAAAAAATGAAGTTTGATGCTCGAGAGTCATTTGGTGCTGAATTTAGCTATTGGATAAAGTTTTTAAGAAATACGCCAAAACGAATCAAACAACGCAAAATCTCCTTCCGTAGGTAA
- a CDS encoding glycosyltransferase family 2 protein yields the protein MIGFVILHYMAYEETIACVESILRNVKGEKKLVVVDNASPNDSYRILVERFKDDNDVDVVSSGGNVGFARGNNYGYAYINNHYHPDFVVVMNNDMDIQQCDFIDEIYNSFAMYKYFVCGPDIYASKKKYHQNPQTRKVLSKEDYKKQYRKLWIKDKLSFLFPLKYAFKSIFCKETYHSADYSKIPYIDSVVENKMLHGSCYIFSPLYIRKYPEECFYNKTFMYLEAEILHYLTQKRREKTIYYPFLKVNHHEDASTDATYKKQYKKSIFSVKCLLQSSKAFIELMNCV from the coding sequence ATGATTGGGTTTGTCATTTTACATTATATGGCTTATGAGGAAACCATAGCGTGTGTTGAGTCTATTCTTAGAAATGTGAAGGGCGAAAAAAAACTTGTTGTCGTTGATAATGCATCCCCTAACGATTCCTATCGAATTCTTGTTGAACGGTTTAAAGATGACAACGATGTAGATGTTGTTTCGTCTGGGGGAAATGTTGGCTTTGCGAGGGGTAATAATTATGGATATGCATATATAAACAACCATTACCACCCAGACTTTGTTGTTGTAATGAATAATGATATGGATATTCAGCAATGTGATTTTATTGATGAAATTTATAATAGTTTTGCGATGTACAAATATTTTGTTTGTGGACCTGATATTTACGCTTCGAAGAAAAAATATCATCAGAATCCTCAAACTCGAAAAGTCCTGAGTAAGGAAGATTATAAAAAACAATACAGAAAATTATGGATAAAGGATAAGTTGTCTTTTCTTTTCCCATTGAAATATGCCTTTAAGTCAATTTTTTGTAAAGAAACTTATCATAGCGCCGATTATAGTAAAATCCCCTATATTGATAGTGTGGTTGAGAATAAGATGCTGCATGGTTCTTGCTACATTTTTTCGCCGCTATATATACGCAAATACCCAGAAGAATGCTTTTATAACAAAACATTTATGTACTTAGAAGCAGAGATTCTTCATTATTTAACTCAAAAAAGAAGGGAAAAAACCATCTATTATCCATTTCTTAAAGTTAACCACCATGAAGATGCTTCAACAGATGCTACTTACAAAAAACAATATAAAAAGTCCATTTTTTCTGTTAAATGTCTTCTGCAGTCGTCAAAAGCTTTTATTGAGCTTATGAACTGTGTTTAA
- a CDS encoding alanine--glyoxylate aminotransferase family protein: protein MINFTVGPVQSSDAVRAVGAEQVPYFRTTEFSQLMLENESLVKKFAKATDDSKVAFITGSGSAGMETAIMNTLTSEDKAIVVNGGSFGHRFVELCELHEIPFTEIKLDAGKTLKAEHLVGFEGKGYTTFIVNKHETSTGVHYDMNLISDFCKRNNLFLIVDCISTFLADPFDMSGLGADIMITGSQKALACPPGISVMILSPKALKRVECVKCKCQYLDLKLALKNAERGQTPWTPAVGILRQIHARLKEIEANGGVDAEISRTAALANYFREQIKSLPFEIVSESLSNAVTPLHPTTASAYDIFLKIKDDYGMWICPNGGDMKDSIFRVGHIGYLSEADYDKLVDAFKDLQKKGFI, encoded by the coding sequence ATGATCAACTTTACCGTAGGTCCTGTCCAATCTAGTGATGCAGTTCGTGCTGTAGGCGCAGAACAGGTGCCTTATTTCCGTACTACAGAATTTTCTCAGCTTATGCTGGAAAATGAATCTCTTGTGAAAAAATTTGCAAAGGCAACGGATGATTCTAAGGTTGCTTTTATTACTGGGTCGGGGTCTGCTGGCATGGAAACTGCTATTATGAATACCTTGACCTCAGAGGACAAGGCCATCGTTGTAAATGGCGGTAGTTTTGGCCATCGTTTTGTAGAGCTCTGCGAACTTCACGAAATTCCATTTACCGAAATTAAGCTTGATGCGGGCAAAACTTTGAAAGCCGAACATTTAGTTGGATTTGAGGGCAAGGGCTATACGACCTTCATCGTGAACAAACATGAAACTTCTACGGGTGTTCATTACGATATGAACTTGATAAGTGATTTTTGTAAGCGAAATAATCTGTTCCTAATAGTGGACTGTATTAGTACATTTCTGGCAGATCCTTTTGATATGTCGGGGCTTGGTGCAGATATCATGATTACTGGTTCTCAGAAGGCCCTTGCATGTCCCCCGGGTATTTCTGTCATGATATTGTCTCCCAAGGCTTTGAAACGTGTTGAGTGCGTTAAGTGCAAATGCCAATATCTGGATTTAAAACTTGCTTTGAAAAATGCTGAACGCGGCCAGACCCCGTGGACTCCAGCTGTGGGCATCCTTCGTCAGATTCATGCCCGCCTGAAGGAAATTGAGGCAAATGGTGGTGTAGATGCGGAAATATCTCGTACTGCAGCCTTGGCTAATTATTTCCGCGAACAGATTAAGAGCTTACCTTTTGAAATTGTTTCGGAATCCCTTTCCAATGCCGTAACTCCACTACATCCCACCACCGCGTCTGCATATGATATTTTTCTAAAAATCAAGGATGATTACGGTATGTGGATTTGCCCTAACGGTGGAGATATGAAAGACTCAATTTTCCGTGTTGGTCACATTGGATATCTATCTGAGGCCGACTACGATAAACTTGTTGATGCTTTTAAGGATTTGCAGAAAAAAGGCTTTATTTAG